One window of the Acinetobacter equi genome contains the following:
- a CDS encoding DedA family protein, with product MELIDFILNVDEHLFEFITNYGTWVYAILFLIIFVETGLVVMPFLPGDSLLFAAGALAASTGAMNPITLIILLFIAAVLGDTLNYHIGKYIGPRVFELESKLINKQHLIATQHFFEKHGGKTIIFARFIPFARTFAPFIAGAGSMNYKYFLTYNVIGAFCWITSFVVLGYLFGNAPIIKDNFTHLIFGIIIISVLPGIFGIIKQRIGKKKLKSSSD from the coding sequence ATGGAACTAATCGATTTTATTTTAAATGTAGATGAGCACTTGTTTGAATTTATTACCAATTATGGTACATGGGTTTATGCAATCTTATTTTTAATTATTTTTGTCGAAACTGGTTTAGTGGTTATGCCATTTTTACCAGGAGATAGTTTACTCTTTGCTGCGGGTGCATTAGCTGCATCAACAGGTGCAATGAATCCTATCACTTTGATTATTCTTCTTTTTATTGCTGCTGTTTTAGGTGACACATTAAACTATCATATTGGTAAATATATAGGTCCACGTGTTTTTGAACTTGAATCTAAATTAATCAATAAACAACATTTAATTGCAACACAGCATTTTTTTGAAAAGCATGGTGGAAAAACGATTATTTTTGCTCGCTTTATTCCTTTTGCACGTACATTTGCCCCTTTTATTGCAGGTGCGGGCAGTATGAATTATAAATATTTTCTAACCTATAATGTTATTGGTGCATTCTGTTGGATTACATCTTTTGTTGTTCTAGGTTACTTATTTGGTAATGCACCGATCATTAAAGATAATTTCACTCATCTTATTTTTGGAATTATCATTATTAGTGTATTACCTGGTATTTTTGGAATTATAAAACAACGCATTGGAAAGAAAAAACTTAAATCTTCATCTGATTAA
- a CDS encoding LysE family translocator, with product MIESWLFVLAIIAVLMIPGPTNILLASSAHQQGFAKTSLFIPAELLGYFYAISLWSLIIHLFTSIWPHLIALLHALSFGYVCWLVFRLWKLSYLEEHSQKHRYIRPRQLFFVTLKNPKALLFAAGIFPEETWNSVFNFVVIHLIFCIVLIPTAMFWMFFGRKILAGETKKIKADQLYKGSALILLICMLPVVFQIF from the coding sequence ATGATTGAGAGTTGGCTTTTTGTTTTAGCAATAATTGCTGTCTTGATGATTCCGGGTCCAACCAATATTTTATTGGCAAGTTCTGCTCATCAACAAGGCTTTGCAAAAACGAGCTTATTTATCCCTGCTGAACTATTGGGGTATTTTTATGCCATTAGTTTATGGTCATTGATTATTCATTTATTTACCTCAATTTGGCCACATTTAATTGCACTTTTACATGCTTTGAGTTTTGGTTATGTTTGTTGGCTTGTATTTCGATTATGGAAGCTTTCATATTTAGAAGAACATAGTCAGAAGCATCGTTATATTCGCCCTCGTCAATTATTTTTTGTGACATTAAAAAACCCTAAAGCGCTTCTATTTGCTGCTGGTATTTTCCCAGAGGAGACTTGGAATAGTGTTTTCAATTTTGTAGTTATTCATCTTATATTTTGTATTGTATTGATTCCAACAGCAATGTTTTGGATGTTCTTTGGGCGTAAAATTTTAGCTGGGGAGACCAAAAAAATAAAAGCCGACCAGTTATATAAAGGTTCAGCTCTCATTTTATTGATTTGTATGTTACCCGTGGTATTTCAGATTTTTTAA
- a CDS encoding SirB2 family protein, producing MVDVTLLSNIHLVGVGLLLIALILSGIGLFKATETQQIHPKLRKPFIGIQHLALTLLVLTGLVLLMQKNFQVETWFYAKIILFLVMVSSLIKAFKKDETVLLVQRRAGWVIAVISFIAIYGLVILQPTFG from the coding sequence ATGGTAGATGTTACATTACTTAGCAACATTCATTTAGTTGGTGTAGGTTTGTTGTTGATTGCTCTTATATTAAGTGGCATTGGTTTATTTAAAGCAACTGAGACACAGCAGATTCATCCAAAATTGCGTAAACCATTTATTGGTATACAGCATTTGGCTTTAACTTTATTAGTGCTAACAGGGCTAGTCTTGTTGATGCAGAAGAACTTTCAAGTTGAAACTTGGTTTTACGCTAAAATTATCTTATTTCTTGTTATGGTTTCTTCATTAATTAAAGCTTTTAAAAAAGATGAAACAGTTTTATTGGTTCAGCGAAGAGCGGGTTGGGTGATTGCTGTAATTTCATTTATTGCTATTTATGGTTTAGTAATCTTACAGCCAACATTTGGATAA
- a CDS encoding BolA family protein, which yields MSLEQELVQRLQELSPNYLEVVNESSGHGGYFPGKESHFKAVIVSEAFEGLRLVQRHQLVYSAAGNLLSAGKIHALAIHAFLPSEWNGQDTSSPECAHAPKN from the coding sequence ATGAGCTTAGAACAAGAGTTGGTTCAACGTTTACAAGAGCTTTCTCCTAATTACTTAGAAGTGGTGAATGAGTCTTCTGGCCATGGTGGTTATTTTCCTGGTAAAGAGTCACATTTTAAAGCTGTTATTGTGAGTGAAGCATTTGAAGGCTTACGTTTAGTACAGCGCCATCAATTGGTATATAGCGCTGCGGGTAATTTATTAAGTGCTGGAAAAATACATGCATTAGCGATTCATGCATTTCTTCCATCAGAATGGAACGGACAAGATACATCTAGCCCAGAATGTGCACATGCACCCAAAAATTAA
- a CDS encoding helix-turn-helix domain-containing protein — protein sequence MIVCNLPVLLAERRMKVADVARATGMSKTTLHKLYNGQSTRIDFETLEKLCVLLNVEVGDLLKFKQEE from the coding sequence ATGATAGTTTGTAACTTGCCTGTTCTTTTGGCGGAACGAAGAATGAAGGTGGCAGATGTAGCTCGGGCAACCGGAATGAGTAAGACAACTTTACATAAGCTTTATAATGGTCAATCAACTCGTATTGACTTTGAAACATTAGAAAAATTATGTGTATTGTTAAATGTAGAGGTTGGTGATTTATTAAAGTTCAAGCAGGAAGAATAA